The proteins below are encoded in one region of Amycolatopsis magusensis:
- a CDS encoding acyl-CoA carboxylase subunit beta produces the protein MTTLRSTVDSRGADFAANREAMLAKLAELEAEQAKAVAGGGEKYVERHRKRGKLLARERIELLLDEDSAFLELSPLAAWGSDYQVGASVVTGIGVIEGVECLVCASDPTVKGGASNPWTAKKTYRAADIAAQNRLPTVNLVESGGADLPTQKEIFIPGGRIFRDLTRSSAAGVPTVALVFGNSTAGGAYLPGMSDHVVMVKERAKVFLGGPPLVKMATGEESDDESLGGAEMHARTSGLADYLAEDEQDAIRIGRRIVRRLNWHKQGPSPKPDYSEPVHDPEDLLGIVPADLKVPFDPREVIARVVDGSDFDEFKPLYGSSLVTGWAGVHGYPVGILANARGVLFSEESQKAAQFIQLANQSDTPLLFLHNTTGYMVGKEYEQGGIIKHGAMMINAVSNSKVPHISVLMGASYGAGHYGMCGRAYDPRFLFAWPSAKSAVMGPAQLAGVLSIVARQAAANRGQEYNEEHDAAMRAMVEGQIEAESLPTFLSGMLYDDGIIDPRDTRTVLGLSLSAIHNGPISGAGGFGVFRM, from the coding sequence ATGACCACTTTGAGGTCCACAGTGGACAGCCGGGGCGCGGACTTCGCCGCGAACCGCGAGGCGATGCTGGCCAAGCTCGCCGAGCTGGAGGCCGAGCAGGCCAAGGCGGTCGCGGGCGGCGGTGAGAAGTACGTCGAGCGCCACCGCAAGCGCGGCAAGCTGCTGGCCAGGGAACGGATCGAGCTGCTGCTCGACGAGGACTCGGCCTTCCTGGAGCTGTCCCCGCTGGCCGCCTGGGGGTCGGACTACCAGGTCGGCGCCAGCGTGGTCACCGGCATCGGCGTGATCGAGGGCGTGGAGTGCCTGGTCTGCGCCAGCGATCCGACGGTCAAGGGCGGCGCGAGCAACCCGTGGACGGCCAAGAAGACCTACCGGGCCGCCGACATCGCCGCGCAGAACCGGCTGCCCACGGTCAACCTGGTCGAGTCCGGTGGCGCGGACCTGCCGACGCAGAAGGAGATCTTCATCCCGGGCGGGCGGATCTTCCGCGACCTGACCAGGTCCTCGGCGGCCGGGGTGCCGACCGTGGCGCTGGTCTTCGGCAACTCCACCGCCGGTGGCGCCTACCTGCCGGGCATGTCCGACCACGTGGTGATGGTGAAGGAACGCGCCAAGGTCTTCCTCGGCGGCCCGCCGCTGGTGAAGATGGCCACCGGCGAGGAGTCCGACGACGAATCGCTCGGCGGCGCCGAGATGCACGCGCGGACCTCGGGGTTGGCCGACTACCTGGCCGAGGACGAGCAGGACGCGATCCGGATCGGGCGGCGCATCGTGCGCCGGCTCAACTGGCACAAGCAGGGCCCGTCGCCGAAGCCGGACTACAGCGAACCGGTGCACGACCCGGAGGACCTGCTCGGCATCGTGCCCGCCGACCTGAAGGTGCCGTTCGACCCGCGCGAGGTGATCGCCAGGGTGGTCGACGGTTCCGACTTCGACGAGTTCAAGCCGCTGTACGGGTCCAGTCTGGTCACCGGCTGGGCCGGCGTGCACGGCTACCCGGTGGGCATCCTCGCCAACGCGCGCGGCGTGTTGTTCTCCGAGGAGTCGCAGAAGGCGGCCCAGTTCATCCAGCTGGCCAACCAGAGCGACACGCCGCTGCTGTTCCTGCACAACACCACCGGCTACATGGTCGGCAAGGAGTACGAACAGGGCGGCATCATCAAGCACGGCGCGATGATGATCAACGCGGTGTCGAACTCCAAGGTGCCGCACATCTCGGTGCTGATGGGTGCTTCCTACGGCGCCGGGCACTACGGGATGTGCGGGCGGGCCTACGACCCGCGTTTCCTGTTCGCCTGGCCGAGCGCGAAGTCCGCGGTGATGGGCCCGGCGCAGCTGGCCGGGGTGCTGTCCATCGTGGCGCGCCAGGCCGCGGCGAACCGGGGCCAGGAGTACAACGAGGAGCACGACGCCGCCATGCGCGCCATGGTGGAGGGACAGATCGAGGCCGAGTCACTGCCGACGTTCCTCTCCGGCATGCTCTACGACGACGGCATCATCGATCCCCGTGACACCCGCACGGTGCTCGGGCTCAGCCTGTCGGCTATCCACAATGGACCGATCAGCGGCGCCGGGGGCTTCGGCGTCTTCCGGATGTGA